One Candidatus Eremiobacterota bacterium genomic window carries:
- a CDS encoding alpha/beta fold hydrolase, translated as MLTARRPVCRTAAAVLILVTLLCAVASARETLPRRGILGASLANAEGGGVTVTAVLPSLPAAVAGLLAGDVVKSLDGAPVADVPDFLKKLRRPAGQPVALRIVRGKDAMNVRVVLAEAPKEHDSAVDTAYDAVDVDHSLRRTLVTTPHGVAGKHPAVLIVGGIGCYSVDVASNPEDAYLRLAHDLSKRGFVTMRLEKSGVGDSQGPPCSTVDYVTEAASYTVAFDALLADPHVDPAHVYVFGHSIGSVIAPRLALQKPVAGIVVAEGVGRDWFEYELINSRRQEELSGGTPAEVDADMLLKENCMHRLLVEKQDRDALLRATPECKDYVQYPAPPAYFQQIVAFNMAEPWSKLSIPVLAVYGSADFVTDEADHKRIVDVVNGAHPGRAKLTVIDGMDHYLIPAASQRASLERVQQPAGGAPPKYDERFSAAIASWLCEHERCTAPRSG; from the coding sequence ATGCTGACCGCTCGCCGACCCGTCTGCCGCACCGCCGCCGCCGTCCTCATCCTGGTCACGCTGCTGTGCGCTGTTGCGTCGGCGCGCGAGACGTTGCCGCGCCGCGGGATTCTCGGCGCGAGCCTGGCCAACGCCGAGGGCGGCGGCGTAACGGTCACGGCGGTCCTGCCGTCGCTTCCTGCCGCGGTGGCGGGACTGCTCGCCGGCGACGTGGTGAAGAGCCTCGACGGCGCGCCGGTCGCCGACGTTCCGGACTTTCTGAAGAAGCTGCGCCGGCCCGCCGGTCAGCCGGTGGCGCTGCGGATCGTGCGCGGCAAGGACGCGATGAACGTTCGCGTGGTTCTCGCCGAAGCGCCGAAAGAACACGATTCGGCCGTCGACACCGCCTACGACGCGGTCGACGTCGACCACAGCTTGCGGCGCACGCTGGTCACCACGCCGCACGGCGTTGCCGGAAAGCACCCGGCCGTGCTGATCGTCGGCGGGATCGGCTGCTACTCGGTCGACGTCGCGTCCAATCCGGAAGATGCATACCTCCGGCTCGCGCACGATCTTAGCAAGCGTGGCTTCGTCACGATGCGCTTGGAGAAAAGCGGCGTGGGCGACAGCCAAGGCCCGCCGTGCTCGACGGTCGACTACGTCACCGAAGCGGCGAGTTACACGGTGGCGTTCGACGCGCTGCTCGCCGACCCGCACGTCGATCCGGCGCACGTCTACGTCTTCGGCCACAGCATCGGCTCGGTGATCGCGCCGCGGCTCGCGCTGCAGAAGCCGGTCGCCGGCATCGTCGTCGCCGAAGGCGTTGGCCGCGACTGGTTCGAGTACGAGCTGATCAACAGTCGCCGCCAGGAAGAGCTCAGCGGCGGTACCCCGGCCGAAGTCGACGCGGATATGCTGCTGAAGGAAAACTGCATGCACCGCCTGCTGGTGGAGAAACAGGACCGCGATGCGCTGCTGCGCGCAACCCCGGAGTGCAAAGACTACGTGCAATATCCCGCCCCGCCGGCGTACTTCCAGCAGATCGTTGCTTTCAACATGGCCGAGCCGTGGTCGAAGCTGTCGATACCCGTGCTCGCGGTCTACGGGTCCGCCGACTTCGTCACCGACGAAGCCGACCACAAGCGCATCGTCGACGTCGTCAACGGCGCCCACCCCGGCCGCGCGAAGCTGACCGTGATCGACGGGATGGACCACTACCTCATCCCCGCTGCCTCGCAACGCGCCTCCTTGGAGCGCGTGCAGCAGCCGGCTGGCGGAGCGCCTCCGAAGTACGACGAGCGCTTCAGCGCCGCGATCGCGAGCTGGCTGTGCGAGCACGAACGCTGCACGGCGCCGCGCTCAGGCTGA
- a CDS encoding CoA-binding protein has product MVGASANHSRPSYFVFSYLRTKGKLDVSPINPAIAEIDGVHAYPSLAAYREDRGAPPDIVDVFRKPDDAPQVVREAIAVGAKAVWFQYGVINDEAIRLAVEAGLDVVVDRCIKVESARFDGGLALGGMNTGLLTSKRRAR; this is encoded by the coding sequence ATGGTCGGGGCGTCGGCGAACCACAGCCGGCCGAGCTACTTCGTCTTCTCGTACTTGCGCACGAAAGGGAAGCTCGACGTTTCCCCGATCAACCCGGCAATCGCGGAGATCGACGGCGTGCACGCGTATCCGTCGCTGGCCGCGTATCGTGAAGACCGCGGCGCGCCGCCGGACATCGTGGACGTGTTTCGCAAGCCGGACGACGCGCCGCAAGTCGTGCGCGAGGCGATCGCGGTCGGCGCGAAGGCGGTATGGTTTCAGTATGGCGTGATCAACGACGAAGCGATCCGCCTCGCCGTCGAAGCCGGGCTCGACGTCGTCGTCGACCGCTGCATAAAAGTGGAGTCGGCACGCTTTGACGGCGGCCTCGCCCTGGGCGGGATGAACACGGGGCTACTGACGTCAAAGCGACGCGCTCGGTAA
- a CDS encoding DEAD/DEAH box helicase family protein has product MSRRGPYRQEAATSFFSDNHAHLSLAFKSDAPRPLRRAQVAATWALAARVLEGSGISQAILPTGTGKTAVITALPIATAAKRVLVVVPSQIVRRQVQREFSTLNSLKLANALRRNVAAPKVRALSKRIRSAGDWDSLSGYDVIVATPQCVSSKYGVPAPPPDLFDQIIIDEAHHSPAPTWNAILEEFATLPCAMLTATPVRRDRRQMPGEIVYTYSIREAIADGVYWPIAFIPVKFDKGETADDAIARVAIQRLNTRRHRDAGSQLLVRTNKIAEAYRLKALYERKGLELPVLVGTLSAREVNDIVERLEQGIYRGVIVVGVLTEGFDLKRLKIAAYHAKHRSFAATLQFVGRLARTLDDKIIEPELVAIPEDLSGETEVLYQEDASWGQLLPDIADVAVEKERASRHYLTTFIGKPEEFALTAVEPGRYARIFWIEPGIDVDLRSAPADLALRPVWRAFWESDGDLAAIITRSRVHPRWLRSTALDTEQYDLHLAFIDRGRRLLFISSDTEATTAELLAHFGASDAVQLDGEEVGKIVRSFNIEAFSSIGARSDQIDASSGASYKGLAGRAAERGITATDRLTASAGHAIGRFRVGGGVDSIGGAFDSAKIWQSSAGSLLAWRHWCLDIGSRLMASTSSSIGIAGLALRHRLASYPRDVLCVSLAAEIYINDVQLETANSTVHVSDIVLRGRAAGNSVLVGVDAAGKLIGTYVVKLDGTVVARSDIVALVQNERLRFSDILNQYPLTIIFADGTSVVRGRARILRSLDGAPPVEFRRWAWDGVDLSSESRVPEAGKINILAMTIAEVIAENPDSYLIVDDAANEIADLIVVRRSSARQASVTLVHCKWSSGEKPGHRLADIYEVLAQASRSVRWTVPTLLFPEIARRLGDRASTHIAHGDEKELREILSLYIRTPPRVQWTIMAVQPGLKLDGIGDWIHGNNMIAASGNWCEQQNAMLTICGS; this is encoded by the coding sequence TTGTCAAGGCGCGGGCCTTATCGTCAGGAGGCAGCAACGTCATTCTTCAGCGACAATCACGCCCACTTATCTCTGGCTTTTAAATCGGATGCGCCACGACCGCTCCGCAGAGCTCAAGTCGCAGCGACGTGGGCTCTTGCCGCGCGTGTTCTCGAAGGTTCGGGAATAAGTCAGGCAATACTTCCAACCGGAACAGGCAAGACTGCGGTAATCACGGCGCTGCCAATTGCCACTGCCGCTAAGCGTGTACTCGTCGTCGTCCCGTCTCAAATCGTTCGACGACAAGTACAACGTGAGTTCAGCACCTTAAACTCACTTAAGCTGGCAAATGCGCTTCGGCGCAATGTTGCGGCTCCAAAGGTGCGAGCACTGAGCAAGCGGATCAGATCGGCTGGTGATTGGGATTCGCTTTCGGGCTATGACGTCATAGTGGCGACTCCTCAGTGCGTCAGTAGTAAGTACGGAGTGCCGGCGCCACCGCCAGATTTATTCGATCAAATTATAATTGATGAGGCTCATCATTCTCCAGCACCGACCTGGAACGCAATTCTTGAAGAGTTTGCTACTCTTCCATGCGCCATGCTGACGGCTACCCCCGTACGTCGAGATCGGCGGCAAATGCCGGGGGAGATAGTTTATACATATTCCATCCGAGAAGCAATTGCTGACGGCGTCTATTGGCCAATCGCCTTTATACCCGTAAAGTTCGATAAGGGCGAAACAGCAGATGATGCGATTGCACGCGTTGCTATCCAAAGGTTGAATACCAGGAGGCACCGAGACGCCGGGAGCCAGCTATTGGTGCGGACTAACAAAATCGCTGAGGCTTACCGGCTTAAGGCTCTATATGAAAGAAAAGGATTGGAACTCCCCGTCCTGGTCGGGACACTATCCGCGCGCGAGGTTAACGATATCGTCGAGCGTCTTGAACAAGGAATCTATCGCGGCGTAATCGTCGTCGGCGTCCTGACCGAAGGTTTTGATCTTAAACGACTAAAGATTGCTGCCTATCATGCAAAGCATCGATCTTTCGCGGCGACGCTTCAATTTGTCGGACGCTTAGCAAGGACACTGGACGATAAAATAATCGAACCGGAACTGGTTGCAATCCCTGAAGACCTTTCCGGCGAAACCGAAGTGTTGTACCAGGAGGACGCGTCTTGGGGGCAGCTTCTGCCCGATATCGCAGACGTGGCCGTTGAAAAGGAGCGCGCTTCTAGACACTATCTCACAACGTTTATCGGTAAGCCGGAAGAGTTTGCGCTTACCGCAGTCGAGCCCGGAAGATATGCTCGAATATTCTGGATCGAGCCGGGAATCGACGTTGACCTACGAAGCGCTCCGGCCGACCTAGCGCTGCGTCCGGTGTGGCGGGCGTTTTGGGAGAGTGACGGCGATCTAGCGGCCATAATCACACGTAGCAGAGTGCATCCCCGATGGTTACGTTCCACCGCATTAGACACGGAACAATATGATCTTCACCTCGCATTCATTGATCGAGGTCGTAGGCTACTCTTCATTTCCAGCGATACCGAGGCTACGACAGCGGAATTGCTTGCGCACTTCGGAGCTTCGGATGCAGTTCAGTTGGATGGTGAGGAAGTGGGCAAGATCGTTCGATCTTTCAACATCGAAGCATTTTCTAGTATCGGAGCCCGCAGCGATCAAATAGATGCGTCTTCAGGCGCGTCATACAAAGGTCTCGCAGGACGGGCCGCGGAGCGTGGTATTACTGCAACCGATCGTCTCACTGCGAGTGCAGGCCATGCGATCGGTCGATTTCGCGTCGGTGGAGGTGTTGATAGCATCGGTGGGGCTTTCGATTCAGCCAAAATCTGGCAGTCTTCAGCTGGGTCGCTCCTTGCGTGGCGTCATTGGTGTCTCGACATCGGCTCACGCCTTATGGCTTCTACATCGTCGTCTATCGGAATCGCAGGCCTTGCGCTGCGACATCGGCTTGCCAGTTACCCGCGGGACGTGCTATGTGTTAGTCTCGCGGCCGAGATCTATATTAACGATGTGCAGCTAGAAACGGCAAATAGCACTGTTCACGTCTCCGATATCGTCCTTCGCGGCCGTGCTGCCGGGAATTCTGTGTTAGTCGGAGTCGATGCCGCCGGTAAACTAATCGGTACATACGTTGTAAAGTTAGACGGTACTGTTGTGGCCAGGTCGGACATCGTTGCGCTTGTGCAAAATGAGCGACTGCGCTTTAGTGACATCCTCAATCAGTATCCCCTAACAATAATCTTTGCTGATGGAACGAGCGTCGTTAGAGGACGCGCGCGCATTCTGCGGAGCCTCGACGGAGCGCCGCCGGTGGAGTTCCGCCGCTGGGCCTGGGATGGCGTCGATTTGTCCTCGGAGTCTCGAGTGCCGGAAGCCGGGAAAATCAACATTCTCGCCATGACAATCGCGGAAGTCATTGCAGAAAATCCGGACAGCTATCTGATAGTCGATGATGCCGCGAATGAAATCGCTGATTTAATTGTAGTGCGTCGTAGTTCGGCTCGTCAGGCGTCTGTAACTCTTGTTCATTGCAAGTGGTCGAGCGGTGAAAAACCGGGCCATAGGCTTGCGGATATCTATGAAGTTCTTGCACAAGCCAGTCGAAGTGTGCGTTGGACCGTTCCAACACTGCTGTTTCCGGAGATCGCTCGTCGACTAGGCGACAGAGCATCGACGCATATCGCGCACGGTGATGAGAAAGAGTTGCGAGAGATCCTATCTCTCTATATTCGGACTCCGCCGCGCGTGCAATGGACTATCATGGCCGTCCAGCCCGGCCTAAAATTGGACGGCATAGGGGATTGGATTCATGGCAACAACATGATCGCAGCTTCGGGAAATTGGTGTGAACAGCAGAATGCGATGCTGACCATCTGCGGTTCTTGA
- a CDS encoding thioesterase family protein has protein sequence MEANAFYERLDEETFEASRATASPWDERLQHGSPPTALVAHVMTQRHPRDEMRIARVNSEFLGPLPLARMRVKTRVVRPGKRIEMLEGIVESGGREVLTARAWRIATQSDGSVPPAATPPDPVPAIPEPRDPPAWMKKFGYGEAFEWRHVYGGGVPGPAAVWSRPRIPLIAGEPLAPLDRALLVADSANGISGELPMGEWLFVPPSLSVALQRYTRGEWTLLEARTTLTSDGLGLTTLRLADPDGYFAAGTQALLVERRA, from the coding sequence ATGGAAGCGAACGCGTTCTACGAGCGGCTCGACGAAGAGACGTTCGAAGCGAGCCGCGCGACGGCGAGCCCGTGGGACGAGCGCCTGCAGCACGGCAGCCCGCCGACCGCGCTGGTCGCGCACGTGATGACGCAACGCCACCCGCGCGACGAGATGCGCATCGCACGCGTCAATTCGGAGTTTCTCGGTCCGCTGCCGCTCGCGCGGATGCGGGTGAAGACGCGCGTCGTGCGGCCGGGAAAGCGGATCGAGATGCTCGAGGGCATCGTCGAAAGCGGCGGGCGTGAGGTGCTCACGGCGCGCGCGTGGCGCATCGCGACGCAATCCGACGGCAGCGTTCCGCCGGCCGCGACGCCGCCCGATCCGGTCCCGGCGATTCCGGAACCGCGCGATCCGCCGGCCTGGATGAAAAAGTTCGGCTACGGCGAGGCGTTCGAATGGCGGCACGTCTACGGCGGCGGCGTGCCCGGCCCGGCGGCCGTGTGGTCGCGCCCGCGCATTCCGCTGATCGCGGGCGAGCCGCTCGCACCGCTCGACCGCGCGCTGCTGGTGGCGGACTCGGCGAACGGGATCAGTGGCGAGCTGCCGATGGGCGAATGGCTCTTCGTTCCGCCCTCGCTCTCGGTGGCGCTGCAGCGCTACACGCGCGGCGAGTGGACGTTGCTCGAAGCGCGCACGACGCTGACCTCAGACGGCCTCGGCCTGACGACGCTGCGTCTCGCGGACCCCGACGGCTATTTCGCCGCCGGCACACAAGCGCTGCTGGTGGAGCGCCGCGCATAA
- a CDS encoding Na+/H+ antiporter — translation MSEAQVEIVIGLLVVAIPLVAMARRADVPYPITLVLGGLALGFIPGLPDVRLDPALVLLFFLPPLLYWEAITAPTDVMLANLSQIGNLAVVLVVVTTLAVAAIAHAVIPGMSWPIALVLGAVVAPTDELASAPVLERFHIPRHVIAIVEGESLVNDAFSLVIYAAALTAAVSGTFDPGRTALYLIAAPVGSIVVGLIVGRVAVEGWRRIRDTELQSVISLLVPFASYLPALRVGASGVLGVVTTGVFVNRFTPIVLTPESRLRLIGFWQTFVFVANALLFLLVGLQLHDIAANVFKNNSWQSVLWATLATNAAVILVRFGWILLSEYLPYVGASSEHSEPDVKHAIIVAWSGLRGAVSLAAALAIPLTVAGGAPFPHRDLIIFLTFSVILVTLVGGGLTLPAATARLDVSDAGREESADLQRALAGVTKAALEHIETLEREGRIDPEHAQALRARYAKLPDEGQEPSDPAARETVRRRSTAEREVIEAERRALIALRERGEIDNTVLRRVTLALDLAHSRIRN, via the coding sequence ATGTCCGAAGCGCAAGTCGAGATCGTCATCGGGTTGCTGGTCGTGGCGATTCCGCTCGTCGCGATGGCGCGCCGCGCCGACGTGCCGTACCCGATCACGCTGGTGCTCGGCGGACTGGCGCTCGGATTCATTCCAGGCCTTCCCGACGTCCGCCTCGACCCCGCGCTCGTGCTCCTCTTCTTTCTCCCCCCGCTGCTGTACTGGGAAGCGATCACCGCGCCGACCGACGTCATGCTGGCGAATCTGAGCCAAATCGGAAACCTCGCGGTCGTCCTCGTCGTCGTGACGACGCTCGCCGTCGCCGCGATCGCGCACGCCGTCATCCCCGGCATGTCATGGCCGATCGCGCTCGTGCTCGGCGCGGTCGTCGCGCCGACCGACGAGCTTGCGTCGGCCCCGGTCCTCGAGCGCTTTCACATCCCGCGGCACGTCATCGCGATCGTCGAAGGTGAAAGCCTCGTCAACGACGCGTTCTCGCTCGTGATCTACGCCGCTGCGCTGACCGCGGCCGTCTCCGGCACGTTCGACCCCGGCCGCACCGCGTTGTACCTCATCGCCGCGCCGGTCGGGTCGATCGTGGTCGGACTGATCGTGGGCCGAGTGGCGGTCGAAGGCTGGCGGCGCATTCGCGACACCGAGCTGCAGTCGGTGATCTCGCTGCTCGTCCCGTTCGCCTCGTATCTGCCGGCGCTGCGGGTCGGCGCCTCCGGCGTCCTGGGCGTCGTCACCACCGGCGTGTTCGTGAACCGCTTCACCCCGATCGTACTCACGCCGGAGTCGCGCTTGCGGCTGATCGGTTTCTGGCAGACGTTCGTCTTCGTCGCCAACGCGCTGCTGTTCTTGCTGGTCGGCTTGCAGCTTCACGACATCGCCGCGAACGTGTTCAAGAACAACTCCTGGCAGAGCGTTCTGTGGGCGACGCTGGCGACGAACGCGGCCGTCATCCTGGTTCGCTTCGGCTGGATCCTGCTCTCCGAGTACCTCCCGTACGTGGGCGCTTCGTCGGAACATTCGGAGCCGGACGTCAAGCATGCGATCATCGTCGCGTGGTCCGGGCTGCGCGGCGCGGTCTCGCTCGCGGCCGCGCTGGCGATTCCACTGACCGTCGCGGGCGGCGCGCCGTTCCCGCACCGCGATCTCATCATCTTCCTCACCTTCTCGGTGATCCTGGTAACGCTGGTCGGCGGCGGCCTGACGCTTCCGGCCGCCACCGCGCGGCTCGACGTGAGCGACGCCGGCCGCGAGGAAAGCGCAGACTTGCAGCGCGCGCTGGCCGGCGTCACCAAAGCGGCGCTCGAGCACATCGAGACGCTCGAGCGCGAAGGTCGTATCGATCCGGAGCACGCGCAAGCCCTGCGTGCGCGCTATGCCAAGCTCCCCGACGAAGGCCAGGAACCGTCGGATCCCGCCGCGCGTGAAACGGTCCGCCGCCGTTCGACTGCCGAGCGCGAGGTGATCGAGGCGGAGCGCCGGGCGCTCATCGCGCTGCGCGAGCGCGGCGAGATCGACAACACGGTACTTCGCCGGGTCACGCTCGCGCTCGACCTCGCCCACTCGCGGATACGGAACTGA
- a CDS encoding toxic anion resistance protein, with protein sequence MVQLKPEQTAKLDAQVADFAKELLALPVHGDDFKTRVNAISAMGNDEIQRAASVSNRLLDRPVRAMGGGIFDEGSDVSKQLLDLRYTIEKLDPRSRGDLLAPHKLLGLIPLGPQIENYFRSYESSQTHLNAIINGLYASRDQLLHDNADIEQEKENLWNLMGQLEQFAYLAQKVADAIDARVQQVASTDPERAKILREDVLFYARQKQQDIATQQAVNVQGYLALDLIRKNNEELIKGVDRATTTTIAALRTAIIVAQALTNQKLVLDQIQALNATTDRLIADTASMLKQNTERVFEQATASSVDLGTLKQAFADTESAIDNISAYKEKALVSFQQTVAALEPMIDNAKKYVARSRDGGASEVASLSAPPADGTARIL encoded by the coding sequence ATGGTGCAGCTCAAGCCGGAGCAAACCGCCAAGCTAGACGCGCAGGTCGCCGACTTCGCGAAGGAGTTGCTGGCCCTCCCCGTCCACGGCGACGACTTCAAGACGCGCGTCAACGCGATCTCCGCGATGGGGAACGATGAGATCCAGCGCGCTGCGAGCGTCTCGAACCGGCTGCTCGACCGGCCGGTGCGCGCGATGGGCGGCGGGATCTTCGACGAGGGGTCGGACGTCTCGAAGCAGCTGCTCGACCTGCGTTACACGATCGAGAAGCTCGACCCGCGCTCGCGCGGCGACCTGCTCGCACCGCACAAGCTGCTCGGGCTGATCCCGCTCGGCCCGCAGATCGAGAACTACTTCCGCTCGTACGAGTCCTCGCAGACACACCTCAACGCGATCATCAACGGGCTCTACGCCTCGCGCGACCAGCTCCTGCACGACAACGCCGACATCGAGCAGGAGAAAGAAAATCTTTGGAACCTGATGGGCCAGCTCGAGCAGTTCGCGTACCTAGCGCAGAAAGTCGCCGACGCGATCGACGCACGGGTCCAGCAGGTGGCGAGCACGGATCCTGAGCGCGCCAAAATCCTCAGGGAAGACGTGCTCTTCTACGCGCGCCAGAAGCAGCAGGACATCGCGACGCAGCAGGCCGTCAACGTGCAGGGCTACCTCGCGCTCGACCTGATCCGCAAGAACAACGAAGAGCTGATCAAGGGCGTCGACCGCGCGACGACCACCACGATCGCGGCGCTGCGCACGGCGATCATCGTCGCCCAGGCGCTGACCAACCAGAAGCTCGTGCTCGACCAGATCCAGGCGCTCAACGCGACCACCGACCGGCTCATCGCCGACACGGCATCGATGCTCAAGCAGAACACGGAGCGAGTCTTCGAGCAGGCGACGGCCTCGAGCGTCGACCTCGGCACGCTGAAGCAGGCCTTCGCCGACACCGAGTCCGCGATCGACAACATCTCGGCCTACAAGGAGAAGGCGCTGGTCTCGTTCCAGCAGACGGTTGCCGCGCTCGAGCCGATGATCGACAACGCGAAGAAGTACGTCGCGCGCAGCCGCGACGGCGGCGCCTCGGAAGTCGCGTCGCTGAGCGCGCCGCCGGCCGACGGAACGGCGCGGATCCTCTAG
- a CDS encoding phosphodiester glycosidase family protein produces MPRPRLRRPRSAGLQTCTACTRRWRWPDNWYAYWINRYPSGTNDTITIFTPEWGERTGLSGGPQVQVADGVVTAIQNTATIIPRHGYVVYFRGEAKAASHFAVGRKAEYRVVRSDGAPLGAFASAREAIGCGPRLVTNGRTTVDPAAEGFRDPKILYALAARSAVGLTRDGTTMILATSGGTTRQMADVMLGLGAYQAMAFDGGASAGLWFEGRYVTEPGRLLNNALLVLRR; encoded by the coding sequence TTGCCTCGGCCGCGTCTACGGCGGCCCCGGTCGGCCGGCCTCCAGACCTGCACGGCATGCACGAGACGCTGGCGCTGGCCCGACAACTGGTACGCGTACTGGATCAATCGCTATCCATCGGGAACGAACGATACGATCACGATCTTCACGCCCGAGTGGGGCGAGCGCACCGGGCTGAGCGGCGGGCCGCAAGTACAAGTCGCCGACGGCGTCGTCACCGCGATTCAGAACACCGCGACGATCATCCCGCGCCACGGCTACGTCGTCTACTTCCGCGGTGAAGCAAAAGCGGCGTCGCATTTCGCCGTCGGCCGAAAAGCCGAATACCGCGTCGTGCGGAGCGACGGCGCGCCGCTGGGCGCCTTCGCCTCCGCGCGCGAAGCGATCGGCTGCGGTCCGCGGCTGGTGACCAACGGCCGCACCACGGTCGATCCCGCCGCCGAAGGCTTTCGCGATCCGAAGATCTTGTACGCGTTGGCGGCGCGCAGTGCCGTCGGGCTGACCCGCGACGGCACGACGATGATCCTCGCGACCTCCGGTGGTACGACGCGCCAGATGGCCGACGTGATGCTCGGCCTCGGCGCCTACCAAGCGATGGCCTTCGACGGCGGCGCCTCCGCCGGCCTCTGGTTCGAAGGCCGCTACGTCACCGAGCCCGGCCGGCTACTGAACAATGCGCTTCTTGTGCTGCGAAGGTAG
- a CDS encoding O-acetylhomoserine aminocarboxypropyltransferase/cysteine synthase, with the protein MEERTFGFRTRALHAGTPPDGETGARALPLHLSTAFVFDSTEHAAELFALRSYGNIYSRIGNPTVSAFEEKLASLEGGLGCVATASGLSAQLVTILSIAQQGDHLVASANLYGGTITQFSVTLKRMGIETAFVPAGDLDGVRAALRENTRAVFVETIGNPNANVADLAAFAEIAHGAGVPLIVDNTFATPYLCRPIEHGADVVVHSATKFIGGHGTVMGGAIVESGSFPWAAGKHPLLATPSPGYHGLNFAETFGEYAFLQRARVEVLRDVGASLSPMNAWLLVQGLETLALRMPQHVANARTVATFLRGHDEVAWVSYPDLPDSVDRALAAKYLPLGGGSVFTFGLRGGLEAGRAFIEALELWSHLANVGDAKSLVIHPASTTHQQLTADEMRLGGIGPETVRLSVGLEDVDDLIWDLERGLTAARKAAAVSA; encoded by the coding sequence ATGGAAGAGCGGACGTTCGGCTTTCGCACGCGCGCGCTGCACGCGGGGACGCCGCCCGACGGCGAGACCGGCGCGCGCGCCCTGCCGCTGCATCTTTCGACGGCGTTCGTCTTCGACTCGACCGAGCACGCGGCCGAGCTGTTCGCGCTGCGCAGCTACGGCAACATCTACTCGCGGATCGGAAATCCGACCGTCTCGGCGTTCGAGGAAAAGCTGGCGAGCCTCGAGGGCGGACTCGGCTGCGTCGCGACCGCGAGCGGACTCTCCGCGCAGCTGGTGACGATCCTGAGCATCGCGCAGCAGGGCGATCACCTCGTCGCTTCGGCGAACCTGTACGGCGGGACGATCACGCAGTTCTCCGTCACGCTCAAGCGCATGGGTATCGAGACGGCCTTCGTTCCGGCCGGCGATCTGGACGGCGTGCGCGCGGCATTGCGCGAGAACACGCGCGCGGTGTTCGTCGAAACGATCGGGAATCCGAACGCGAACGTCGCCGATCTGGCCGCGTTCGCGGAGATTGCGCACGGCGCCGGCGTCCCGCTGATCGTCGACAACACGTTCGCGACGCCCTACCTGTGCCGGCCGATCGAGCACGGCGCCGACGTCGTCGTCCACTCCGCGACGAAGTTCATCGGCGGACACGGCACCGTGATGGGCGGCGCGATCGTGGAGTCCGGCTCGTTCCCGTGGGCGGCCGGGAAGCATCCGCTGCTGGCGACGCCGAGCCCGGGCTACCATGGCTTGAACTTTGCGGAGACGTTCGGCGAGTACGCGTTCCTCCAACGCGCGCGGGTCGAGGTGCTGCGCGACGTCGGCGCGTCGCTTTCGCCGATGAACGCCTGGCTGCTCGTGCAGGGGCTGGAAACGCTTGCGCTGCGGATGCCGCAGCACGTCGCAAACGCGCGTACCGTCGCGACCTTTCTGCGCGGGCACGACGAAGTCGCGTGGGTGTCGTATCCGGATCTGCCGGACAGCGTCGATCGCGCGCTCGCAGCAAAATACTTGCCGCTCGGCGGAGGATCCGTATTCACGTTCGGTTTGCGTGGCGGACTGGAGGCGGGACGCGCGTTTATCGAGGCGCTCGAGCTCTGGAGCCACCTGGCGAACGTCGGCGACGCGAAGAGCCTGGTAATCCATCCCGCCTCGACGACGCACCAGCAGCTCACCGCAGACGAGATGCGCCTGGGCGGGATCGGTCCGGAGACGGTGCGCTTGTCGGTAGGACTCGAAGACGTGGACGACTTGATCTGGGATCTCGAACGCGGGCTCACCGCCGCGCGCAAAGCCGCTGCGGTGAGCGCGTGA